One window of Papaver somniferum cultivar HN1 chromosome 9, ASM357369v1, whole genome shotgun sequence genomic DNA carries:
- the LOC113311107 gene encoding BTB/POZ domain-containing protein At3g08570-like, with protein MVSENPFSSFNRSSTTPKFCNTFNNRIFLDVAGDITIVVDGESFLLHKFPLVSRSGKIRKKVADSRDSNLTKLELLNLPGGPQTFELAAKFCYGTNFEITPENVANLRCAAEYLEMSDDYWEENLISRAEIYLKEIVVQSLEKSVEVLSTCEALLPTAEEVGIVTKCVDAIAINASKEQLVSGLSHLNSDGSGKLNMDCTEWWVEDLSVLRIDFYQRVIAAMRRTGVRADSITACLMHYAQTSQVGIGKREIWDPSRIKLDSTMAEDEQRVIVETLVSLLPTDKSTSIPTSFLFGMLRLANLVGVNNACRLELERRIAYLLEMVSLDDLLIPSTQTGDCIFDVDTVHRLLVNFLQRIEEEEPEDSLQYGYESEGLGSTSHASVLKVGGLIEAYLAEIAPDPCLNLKKFTNIIEILPDYARVIDDGLYRAIDIYLKAHPALTENESKKLCKYIDCQKLSQEASNHVAQNDRLPVQMAVRVLYFEQLRLKNSFSGSSGDGFLSQRISSGVPSAAMSPRDNYASLRRENRELKLEVSRMRVRLSELEKEQGFMKQGMMEKPGHGKTFLTSISKGIGRIGIFGGPTGGKPQKAGRKSRDQKLKKEDEEGTHFHKYISVALQEARVL; from the exons ATGGTGTCTGAAAACCCCTTTTCTTCTTTCAATCGATCGAGTACAACTCCTAAATTCTGCAATACCTTTAATAACAG GATATTTTTGGATGTTGCTGGCGACATTACGATCGTTGTTGATGGAGAGTCTTTTTTACTGCACAAA TTCCCGTTAGTCTCTCGAAGTGGGAAGATTCGGAAAAAGGTTGCAGACTCAAGAGACTCAAACCTCACCAAGTTGGAGCTCCTGAACTTACCAGGTGGACCCCAGACATTTGAACTCGCAGCAAAGTTTTGTTATGGGACAAATTTTGAGATCACTCCAGAAAATGTTGCCAACCTTAGATGCGCTGCAGAATACCTGGAAATGTCTGACGATTACTGGGAAGAAAACCTCATTAGCCGAGCAGAGATATATCTTAAGGAAATCGTGGTTCAAAGTCTTGAAAAATCTGTGGAGGTTTTATCCACCTGTGAGGCTCTACTGCCTACAGCCGAGGAGGTAGGAATCGTGACCAAGTGTGTAGATGCAATTGCCATAAATGCTAGCAAGGAGCAGCTAGTTTCAGGTTTGTCTCACTTAAATTCTGACGGTTCTGGGAAACTAAATATGGATTGCACCGAGTGGTGGGTTGAGGACCTCTCAGTTTTAAGGATCGATTTCTATCAGAGAGTAATTGCTGCCATGAGAAGAACAGGTGTTCGAGCAGATAGCATTACCGCATGCTTGATGCACTACGCCCAAACATCTCAAGTGGGCATTGGAAAACGCGAGATTTGGGATCCTTCACGGATAAAACTTGATTCCACTATGGCAGAGGATGAACAGAGGGTTATAGTGGAGACCCTTGTAAGTCTTCTGCCAACAGATAAAAGTACATCTATTCCAACAAGTTTTCTGTTTGGGATGCTCAGATTGGCTAACCTAGTGGGTGTAAATAATGCCTGTAGACTTGAGCTTGAGAGGAGGATTGCTTATTTGTTAGAGATGGTTTCCCTTGATGATCTGCTTATCCCTTCAACACAGACTGGTGATTGTATCTTTGATGTTGATACTGTTCATCGATTACTAGTGAATTTCCTGCAGCGCATTGAAGAGGAAGAACCTGAAGACTCGTTACAGTATGGTTATGAGTCTGAGGGTCTCGGATCTACTAGCCATGCTTCTGTGTTGAAAGTTGGAGGGCTAATTGAAGCTTATCTAGCTGAAATTGCACCGGACCCATGTCTGAATCTGAAGAAATTCACCAATATCATTGAGATCTTGCCTGACTATGCCCGTGTTATCGATGATGGACTTTACAGAGCTATTGACATATATTTAAAG GCACATCCTGCGCTAACTGAAAATGAATCTAAGAAATTGTGCAAGTACATAGACTGCCAAAAGCTCTCTCAAGAAGCTAGCAACCATGTGGCACAGAACGATCGTCTACCAGTTCAGATGGCAGTCCGGGTTCTCTACTTTGAGCAGCTCCGCCTGAAAAATTCCTTCTCCGGGAGCTCTGGAGATGGGTTCCTATCACAGAGAATCAGCAGTGGAGTTCCAAGTGCTGCCATGTCTCCAAGAGATAACTATGCTTCTTTGAGGAGGGAAAACAGAGAACTAAAGCTCGAAGTATCAAGAATGCGGGTAAGGTTAAGTGAGCTGGAGAAGGAACAAGGTTTCATGAAGCAAGGAATGATGGAGAAACCAGGACATGGGAAGACATTCTTAACGTCAATTTCAAAAGGAATTGGACGCATTGGTATATTTGGTGGTCCAACTGGAGGGAAACCACAAAAAGCTGGTAGGAAATCTCGGGATCAGAAGTTAAAaaaggaagacgaagaaggcaCTCACTTTCATAAGTATATTTCTGTTGCATTGCAGGAAGCAAGAGTCTTGTAG
- the LOC113312377 gene encoding non-structural maintenance of chromosomes element 4 homolog B-like → MEKRNSKAFSKEEYELWVETRKQKNKDFLPTYEAVQTLIQEESTTIDNFKQILDEVERLHELAATATEQVLDAKALSDFVNKLLVSIKSSGNKEISPASFITGLLTKYGDKNGSKPFNWSALGENVVGICNNVSRSCCTMVGPMDVEMKTKKVVSAKRKRSAADVEHPEELKNAATEEDSATDKNVATMFNIMKSRKKPEKVENLIMNKDSYAQTGENLFALFISGERWESGSEI, encoded by the coding sequence ATGGAGAAAAGAAATTCTAAGGCTTTTAGCAAAGAAGAGTATGAACTTTGGGTAGAAACTAGGAAGCAGAAGAACAAAGATTTCTTGCCAACTTACGAAGCTGTACAGACCCTTATTCAAGAAGAGAGTACAACCATTGATAACTTCAAGCAGATTCTTGATGAGGTTGAACGATTGCATGAGTTGGCTGCTACTGCAACAGAACAGGTACTCGACGCCAAAGCTCTCTCGGATTTTGTTAATAAACTTTTAGTGTCGATTAAATCTTCCGGAAATAAAGAAATTAGTCCTGCTTCCTTTATTACTGGTTTGCTTACAAAGTATGGAGATAAAAATGGTTCAAAACCATTCAACTGGAGTGCTCTTGGGGAGAATGTGGTTGGTATTTGTAATAATGTCTCTAGATCTTGCTGCACTATGGTTGGACCTATGGATGTTGAGATGAAAACTAAGAAAGTGGTTTCAGCAAAACGTAAGAGATCTGCTGCTGATGTTGAGCACCCAGAAGAATTGAAAAATGCTGCAACAGAAGAGGACTCAGCAACAGACAAAAATGTTGCTACAATGTTCAACATTATGAAGAGCAGGAAGAAACCTGAAAAGGTTGAAAACCTTATAATGAATAAAGATTCTTATGCACAAACAGGAGAAAATCTGTTTGCTCTTTTCATTTCTGGTGAAAGATGGGAGAGCGGAAGTGAAATTTGA
- the LOC113311108 gene encoding V-type proton ATPase subunit E-like has protein sequence MNDADVTKQIQQMVRFIRQEAEEKADEISVSAEEEFNIEKLQLVEAEKKKIRQEYERKAKQVEVRKKIEYSMQLNASRIKVLQAQDDLVNGMKDSASKDLLRVSDNKNAYSKLLKDLIVQSLLRLKEPAVLLRCREVDRALVQSTLEKATQEYAEKAKVQAPKVTIDGVYLPPPPSKKDSHGTYCSGGVVLASEDGKIVMENTLDARLDVCFRKKLPEIRKHLFASASA, from the exons atgaacGATGCAGATGTTACTAAGCAGATCCAGCAGATGGTTAGATTTATTAGACAAGAAGCTGAAGAGAAAGCAGATGAGATCTCTGTTTCTGCTGAAGAG GAATTCAACATTGAAAAGCTCCAACTAGTTGAAgctgaaaagaaaaagattaggcaAGAGTATGAACGTAAGGCAAAGCAAGTCGAAGTCCGTAAGAAAAT TGAGTATTCCATGCAGCTGAATGCATCGCGTATAAAGGTTCTGCAAGCACAAGATGACTTGGTGAATGGAATGAAGGATTCTGCTAGCAAAGATCTTTTACGCGTCTCTGATAACAAGAATGCATACTCCAAGCTTCTCAAGGACTTGATTGTTCAA AGCTTGCTTCGTTTGAAAGAGCCAGCAGTGTTGCTTCGGTGCAGAGAAGTTGACCGTGCACTCGTACAGTCCACTTTGGAGAAAGCAACACAAGAGTATGCAGAGAAAGCCAAAGTTCAAGCCCCTAAGGTTACTATTGATGGTGTAtatcttccaccaccaccatccaaAAAGGATTCTCATGGTACCTACTG CtctggaggagtggtattagcgtcAGAAGATGGGAAAATAGTGATGGAGAACACACTTGATGCAAGATTGGACGTCTGTTTCAGAAAGAAATTACCAGAG ATCCGAAAGCATCTTTTTGCAAGTGCTAGTGCATAA